The Sporosarcina sp. Marseille-Q4943 genome includes the window CGGCGTTCTTTTTACTAAGTACGTTTTTCTTGTCGCAGGCAGTTCTGTTTGACGCAGCCGTGCCTTTTTTCTTGCCGGTTTGGGCGTTGGCACAGATGCGATTCAGGAAACATCTCATTTATGTATTCATCGGCGGAATTGCCGGAGGGGCTTTTTTAGGGCTAGGACAAGCAGTGATCCATTTATTGCAATTATTGTTGTTCAATGTAGTGAGCAAGCATCCTCTCATGCGGAAATCCATACCATTGACCGTTGCAGGGTCGATCATTGTTGTCCAAGTTCTTTGGCAGTTTATCATGCATAGCGGGCATACGCCTGTCGATGTGCAGTTGACGATCGGCTTCGAAGCTGTGTTGGCGCTATTCATGACGTTTTTCCTGTTTGTTGCCTTCCCTCATCGGGAGCGCATCTTTTTTGGCCAATGGTCGCCGGAACGACTCGGGGCTGTTTGTATTGTCGGCATCATGGCGACAACCGGGATGGGCAATCTCATGGTCGGTCCGATTTCAATTTCAGGATTGCTTCTTCATTTGACCATTTTGCTGGCAGCGCTTGCTGGCGGTCTTCCGTTTTCCACGACGATTGCGATGATGATCGCCGCCATCTCGGGAATTGCGGAATTGTCATTCACCGGGATGATGGCGGTATATGGGATGACAGGCTTCTTTGCTGGTGCTCTTCGCAGGCTCGGAAAATTAGGTATTGCCACAGGCGGCTTTGCGGTATCCGTTTTTTTTCTGCTATACGATTTCACATTGCCGCTTGATACTTCCCATTTCCTGACGATCGGCTTGGCAACGCTTCTATTTTTCTTCGTGCCGGCGAAGAAGGTGGAGCCGCTTAGCCGGATGATTACGCCGGGCGCTCAACAGGACATTTCAGTGAAGCGGCAGCAATGGCTGACCGATCGACTTGACGAGCAATTATCCGATTTCCAGCAGTTCGCAGAATTCATGTCCAATCTTGTCAATGATCGTTTCTCTTCGGATGACAGCAATGCGGAACAAAACATACCTTCAATCTGTCAGTCCTGTTTCAGATATTCGAAATGTTGGGAGGGGAAGGGGGAATGGATGGCCCGTCTGCTCTACGAGTGGGAAGGGACTTATTCCGCGACGAAGAAAGCGGCACGTCACCGTGTCGAGGAAAGGATTAAGTATAAATGCATCCGCTCTGCAGGTTTGATTTCCGAGTTGGAGGAATCGGCTTCCAACCACCTTCTCATGGGGCAACTACAGCATGGGAGAAAAATGCTTGCGTTGCAGTTGAGGGATATGAGCAACCATTTGGAGAAAATCATGAATGATATAAAAGGGGAGTTGACGGTTAACCATCTTGCAGAGGAGGAATTGGGGAAGCATTTGCAGTCGCAAGGAATCGAATATTATCAGATCGATATTTTATCGGAGGAGAAAGGAGCATACCGGATCGTTATTTCAATACCCGAAAAGCGTTCGGATTTTGAGACGGATACAACTGTGGCGGAACGACTTATACTGCCGTTATTGGAGGAAGTCTATCGCGAGCCGTTCAAAGTGGAGAAGACCGTCGTGCTGCAAGACCCATTCCCGCATATTCAAATTATGTTCTGCTCGGCTGTCCGATTCTCAATGGAATATGGGATTGTGGCGACAGCTGGTAGCGGGACGTTCCATGCTGGCGACGCTTATGAAGTGTTCCCAATCCACGACGGTCTCACCGCTGTTCTGCTATCAGATGGAATGGGGCATGATATGAATGCATACCGTGAAAGCCGGAAAGTGATCCGTCTCATGCGGGAATGTCTGGATCGGAAAATGGATCCTGAAACGGCGATGCATACATTGCATTACATGATGTCGTTGAATGGCCTAGACGACATGTATGCGACGCTCGATTTGGCTTTAATCGACTTGCAGGACGGCCGGCTTTGGTCTTGGAAGGCGGGTTCAATGAGCACGTATATTAAGCGTGGACAAGACTTCCTCAGGCTCGACAGCAAATCGGTTCCCGTCGGATTCCTTCCGTCATTTTCCGTGGAGGCAACAAATGAAGAATTGAAATCGGGAGATATTATCGTCATGCTGACGGATGGAGTATTTAACGGGTCGGTAACGATTGAGAAGCAGGAGGAGGCGATCTATGGAATATTGGAAAAGTACGGCCACTTGTCATGTGAGCCGTTAGCCGACCGTATAATGTCCGAGATGGAGAGGAAATTCGGTGTTGTTGCGGACGACCGGACCGTTTTAGTAATGAAAGTTGAACACGTCTTACCGAAGTGGACGACAATAAAGCCTACAAATCGATTTATTTCCCGGGAAAAAGTTATGGGGTAGAATAGGGGGAAGATGAAAGACAACAGTGTGGGGGGGCGAATCATGCAGGCATTTGAAAGGAAAATCCTTGATTTCATTCATAAAGAGGAATTGCTGACTTCAGGGCAACGGGTTCTTGTCGCTTGCTCGGGTGGGGTGGATTCTGTTGCGCTATTGCTACTCATGGCAAAACTCGGCGAAAAACTGCGGATTGAGGTGGCTGCCGTCCATGTCGATCATATGCTTCGCGGGCGAGAGTCGGCGGATGACGGCGAGTTTGTGAAAGAGCTATGTAGGAAGCTTGGAATTCCTTTCTTTGGCGGGGATGTACCCGTACCCTCCATTCTAAATAAGGAAGGCGGAAATGTGCAGGACGTCTGCCGTACTGGACGTTACGCCTTTTTCAACGAGGTGATGCGTGCGGAGCACTATGACGTGCTGGCGACCGCCCATCATGCAGAAGACCAATTGGAGACGGTGCTTATGCAATTGTCCAGGGGAAGTGTCCCTCTCGGCATTCCTGCGAGTAGGACAATAGACGGCGGCACCGTCATCAGACCTTTTCTTCCAGCGATGAAAGAAGAGCTTCTTACGTATGTGAAGAGTCGTGGTGCACAATTCAGGGAGGATCCGAGCAATAAAAGTGACGCCTATTTACGGAATCGGCTCCGCCGACATGTCGCGCCGATTATCTTGTCGGAAAATCCTTCGGCAGCATTGAATGTCGTTAAAATGACGGCTGATCTTAGGGAGGATGAATTGTTATTGGATAGCTTGGTGAAAGAGCGTTTTGCTTCCATTGTGACCTTCACTGAAGATGGCTTGCCGACCTTTCCCTCTGAACAGTTTAAAAGCATGCACACTGCTTTACAAAAGCGCTTTATTCCACTACTATTGAATTATCTTTACTTCGGGGAAATCAAACCTGTAGTATACAATACTGCACTTTTGAACCAATTGCATCATCACCTATCCGCAAGTACGGGAAATGTCACGATTGACCTTCCGAAAGGCTACCGATTCGTTCGGGAATACGGTGTCGTTTCGATTGTGAAAAATGCGGAAAACAAAGAAGTCCCAGTTCAAATGCTGCAAAAAGGCGAATGGACGAGCTGGGGTGATATGCTGCTGTATTGGGACATTGCTGACGGACACAACGAGGAAGCTGAGGAAGTAATGTATTTCGACTTACCCGATGTAGACTTGCCGCTTTACGTGAGGGGCAGAAAAGACGGGGATCGGATATTGCTACCGGGCATGACTCGGCCAAAGCGATTGTCCAGATTGTTCATTGACGAAAAAATCGGCGCTGAAAAACGGCGAAAAACGCCGATCGTCATAACTGCGCACGGTGAGATTTGCGCCATTCCTGGCGTGCGATATGGCATCCAGTTCAAGAATCGGAAAACGGAACAGGAAAAGTACATATTCAAAATGAAAGCAAAGTGAAAATTTTAATGGAAAAGAGAGGGAACTCGATGTTGCAAAACGATATTGAAGAAGTGCTCATCACAGAAGAACAGATCCAGGAGAAAATTGCGGAACTTGGTGCCGTACTGACGGAGGATTACCAGGATAAATTTCCGCTAGCGATCGGTGTCCTAAAAGGGGCATTGCCTTTCATGAGCGACTTGATTAAACGGATCGATGCGTATATCGAATTGGATTTCATGGACGTATCCAGCTATGGAAATGCGACGGTGTCATCAGGTGAAGTGAAAATCGTCAAGGACTTGAATGCAAGTGTGGAAGGCCGTGACGTTTTAATCATCGAAGATATCATTGACAGCGGTATGACATTGAATTATTTAGTTGAACTTTTTAAATACCGAAAAGCGAAATCCATTAAGATTGTAACGTTGCTTGATAAACCGACGGGACGAAAAGTGGACTTGAAAGCGGATTATGTCGGATTCCTTGTACCGGATGCGTTTGTTGTCGGTTATGGGCTTGATTACGCAGAAAAATATAGGAACTTGCCTTATATCGGTGTATTGAAAAAGGAAATCTACTCTTTCTGAAAGCTTTTCAACAAACCTTTAATAGGGGCGATGGAAAGCTTTTTCCATATTCGGTCGAAGTAGGAATACTATCATCTGTGGAGTCGTGAATATTTACGAATGAAAGACTGTTCTTTTTCGGTACGTTATAAAGTCATTTCCTTTGTAGGTTGAATCTGTTATATGATAAGATTTACAATAGTTTTCTGTTGAAAGAAATGAGGAGGCTTGGGATGAATCGTATACTTCGATACTTTCTACTATACGGATTGATCTTCCTTGCAATCATGGGGATTTTCAGTTCACTAAATAATCCGAATCCGAAAACGAAAGAGATTCGGTATGATGAATTTTATACATCGTTGGAAAAAGGCGATATTGAAACATTATCGTTTCAACCAGTGCGTGATGTTCTGACTGTTGAAGGTACGATGAAGGGCTATGAAGAGGGAGAAAAATTCACGACGAATGTTTTGATGAGTGATACTTCTGTTATGGAAGTGATTCGAAATATCGAAGCTACCGGTAAAACGAATAACCCTCAGATCCAAATCATACCTGCTCCAGAGACAAGTGCATGGGTAGCCTTCTTTACAGGATTAGTTCCTTTCATCATCATCATCATCCTATTCTTCTTCCTTCTGAATCAAGCACAAGGCGGCGGTGGCGGCCGAGTGATGAATTTTGGAAAAAGTAAGGCGAAGCTCCATTCCGATGATCGCAAAAAAGTCAGATTCACAGACGTAGCGGGTGCGGATGAAGAAAAAGCCGAGCTTGAAGAAGTTGTGGATTTCCTGAAAGATTCCCGTAAATTCGCTGAACTCGGAGCGCGTATTCCAAAAGGAATCCTTTTGGTCGGACCTCCTGGTACAGGTAAAACACTTTTGGCACGTGCGGTTGCCGGTGAAGCCGGTGTTCCGTTCTTCTCGATTTCCGGTTCGGATTTCGTTGAAATGTTTGTCGGGGTCGGGGCATCCCGTGTCCGCGACTTGTTTGAAAACGCAAAAAAGAATGCGCCGTGTATCATCTTCATCGATGAAATCGACGCAGTCGGACGTCAACGGGGCGCTGGTCTCGGAGGCGGGCATGATGAACGTGAACAGACGCTTAACCAGCTTTTAGTTGAAATGGATGGGTTCGATGGAAACGAAGGCATCATTATCGTTGCCGCGACAAACCGTCCAGATATCCTTGACCCAGCACTTCTTCGTCCAGGACGTTTCGACCGTCAAATCACTGTCGGCCGTCCGGATGTCAAAGGCCGTGAAGCGGTTCTGAAAGTGCATGCGCGTAACAAACCACTTGACGAGTCAGTCAATATGAAAGCTTTGGCGCAACGCACTCCAGGATTCTCGGGTGCTGACTTGGAGAACTTGTTGAATGAAGCTGCATTAGTCGCGGCTAGACGCGGCAAGGCGAAAATCGACATGTCGGATATCGATGAAGCGACGGACCGCGTCATTGCGGGACCAGCTAAAACGAGCAGGGTCATTTCTGAGAAAGAAAGAAATATTGTCGCATTCCATGAAGCGGGTCACGTCGTTGTCGGCCTTATGTTGGATGACGCGGAAATCGTCCATAAAGTGACGATCGTCCCTCGCGGCCAGGCCGGCGGATATGCGGTCATGTTGCCGAAAGAGGACCGTTACTTCATGACGAAGCCTGAACTTCTCGACAAAATTGCCGGACTCCTTGGAGGACGTGTAGCGGAAGAAATCGTCCTTGGGGAAGTTTCTACAGGTGCCCATAACGACTTCCAACGTGCTACGGGCATTGCACGTTCCATGGTGACTGAATATGGTATGAGCAAAAAGCTCGGACCGATGCAATTTGGCCAGGCGCAAGGCGGCAATGTCTTCCTTGGAAGAGACTTCAATTCCGAACAGAACTATTCCGAATCGATTGCGTATGAAATCGACCAGGAAATGCAGCGCATCATTAAGGAACAATATGAGCGCACAACTAATATCCTGACGGAGAACCGAAACTTGCTCGACTTGATTGCAACGACGCTTCTCGAAGTGGAAACGTTGGATGCAGAGCAGATCAATCACTTGAAAGATCATGGCACATTGCCTGAGCGTCCATACGAGAAAAATGGAAATGGCTCACAAAAGAAAACGGATGATGCAGATGCTGAAAAAGACACTGTGCATTCGGATTCGACAGGCGCGCCTGCAGATCCTTCTATTGGAGACTTGCCGAAAGAGAATGGTGGAGATCAAACCCTTCCTCCAATCGATGAACATAGAAGAGATTGACGTTACGGAGCTACTGTAAAGGATGATATTCCAGTCGACTGCTTTTTTAAGGCAGTCGGCTGTTTTTATTTCTACCTGATGTGTTATCATCCAGCTCCAGGTGGCAGCTAAAGCCGTAACGAAGAACGGCTTTTGCGAGTAAAAGCGTAGCGTTACGAGCATCGGTTGGGGAGAGTGTATTAATTTATACGAATCAAACCATGCTGTTGATTGGCTAGACGCCGCCCTTCGCTTTTGTTATGATGTTTTGGAAAATGACGAATGTTAGCGAGGAAAAGAATATGATCTTAGTATTGGATACAGGAAATACGAATATCGTTCTTGGAGTCTATGATAAAGGTGAATTGAAGCACCACTGGCGTATGGAAACGTACAGGCAAAGAACGGAAGACGAATATGCCATGTCCGTGAAAGCGCTGTTTACCCATGCCGGCCTAAGATTTGAAGATATCAATGGCATCATCATCTCATCTGTCGTTCCGCCGGTCATGTTCCCGCTTGAGCAGATGTGCAGAAATTATTTTAACTTGCGTCCGCTCATTGTTGGACCAGGAGTCAAAACAGGATTGAATATAAAATACGAAAATCCTCGCGAAGTGGGTGCGGACCGTATTGTCAATGCGGTCGCTGCTATCCATGATTACGGCTCTCCGCTCATCATCGTCGATTTCGGTACTGCTACGACATTCTGTTATGTGAATGAAAAAGGTGAGTATATGGGCGGTTCGATTGCGCCAGGAATCGGCATTTCCATGGAGGCGTTATTCGATCGGGCATCCAAATTGCCGCGTGTCGAATTGACGCGGCCGGATCATATTATCGGCAAGAACACCGTAGCCGCGATGCAAGCGGGCATCGTTTATGGATATGTCGGGCTTGTCGAAGGTATCGTTGGAAGGATGAAAGCGCACAGTAAGGTGGAGCCGACTGTCATTGCGACAGGAGGCCTTGCTGAATTGATTGCCAGTGAGACGAATGTAATTGATATCGTAGACAATTTCCTTACGTTGAAGGGGTTGCATTTGATCTACGAAAGAAATGTTTGAAGGGAGTAGTAATAGATGAGTGATTATTTGATAAAAGCATTAGCTTTTGAAGGGACAATTCGTGCGTATGCGGTGAATTCGACAGAGGCAGTCGGCGAAGCGCAGAAAAAGCACCATGTATGGCCGACAGCTACAGCAGCTTTAGGCAGGACGATGACGGCTGGGCTCATGATGGGAGCGATGCTGAAAGGCGATGACAAACTGACGGTAAAAATTGAAGGGAACGGCCCGGCTGGACCGATTGTCGTTGATGCTAACGCTCACGGGGAGGTAAGAGGATACATTACGAATCCGCATACCCATTTTGATTTGAACGAACAAGGGAAACTTGACGTTAGGCGCGCGGTCGGCACGGAAGGAATGTTGACGGTAGTGAAAGACCTTGGATTACGGGACTTTTTCACAGGGCAAGTTCCGATTGTTTCCGGTGAAATTGCGGAAGACTTCACTCAATATTTTGTTGTATCTGAACAGGTTCCTTCAGCGGTGGCCTTGGGTGTCCTTGTCAATCCTGACAATACCGTCAAAGCTGCAGGCGGCTTCATCATCCAAGTGATGCCGGGTGCAACGGAAGAGACGATCAGCATGCTTGAGGAAAAGTTAGCGAACGTTGAACCGATTTCTAGGATGATTGACCGTGGTTTGACGCCGGAGGAAGTAATCGGAGAAGTGTTGGGGAAAGAGAATGTTGAAATCCTCGATCGAATGGACGTTGCATTCCGATGCAATTGCTCTCGGGAACGTTTTGGCAACGCAATCATCGGTCTTGGAGAGCAGGAAATCCGAGAAATGATCGATGAAGACGGCCAAGCGGAAGCCGAATGCCATTTCTGTTTAGAGAAGTATCTATTCACGAAAGAAGAACTTGAAGGATTTATCGATGAAATACGGTCAAGGTCGTAACGTCCAGGAGACGGTTCCTCCTAGGAGGAGATTGAAAACGAAACCGCTTCTCGCAATTATTGGCGTCCTTTTTACTTGTAACGTCCTTTGGTTTATCGGATGGCTCATCCCTGGCAAATCGAAGCAACCTGATGAAGAGGTTGCTTCGGTAGCGGGCGAAGCGATTACGAGAGGGCAGTGGATGACTGCCATGGAAAAGGAAGTTGGGAGAGAAGTGCTTCTCGATCTCGTCAACAATAAAGTGATGGAGACGGCCGCAAAGAAATACGGTATCAAAGTGACGGACGAGGAAATCGAACTGGAACTCGCGTTGATCACTTCGGTGGACGGCAGATCGCATTCGGGAATGGACATCGAGCAAACACGGCAAAAAATTCGGTCTCACCTTATTTTGGAGAAGGTCTTGTCGAATGACGTCGTCATTGATGATGCTTCAGTGAAAGCGTTTTATGAGAAAAATGAATCCCTCTACAATATTTTGACCGCTTACCGGACTTCCATCATCATTGTTCCGACGAAGGAAGAGGCGGAGCAGGCATTGGATGAGCTATCGAAAGGGTCAAGCTTTGATGCGTTGGCAAAAGAACTATCGACCGATCTCGCTTCAGCCAGCCTTGGCGGCGACATCGGCTATATAAATGCTGAGACAGAGACGGTAGACCCTGCAATCTATAAAGCGGCATCCAAACTGAAGGAAGGAAAGATCGGGGATGCCGTCAAGCTGCATGACGGTACATATGCGATTATCCTAGTGAATGAAATCGTGAAGGGCAGGACGTTCTCCTTTAATGAAGTGAAGGAGCACATTAAACGTGAGCTGGCCATTGAACAGCTTCCTCAATCGGTCAATCCCGAAGCGTTTTGGAAAGAGTTCGATGCAAGATGGTTTTATGGAAAATGAAGTGAAAAGCTGGTCGGAGTCGTCTAAAGAGCGGTTCTGAACGGCTTTTTTTTAGGTTATACATATGAAAAGAGGGAAAAGATAAGGGAGTCATTAATGATTGACACTGTTCACAATCGGGGTGTACTATTAATACAATAAAACATATCAAATAACTAGGGATTAGGAGTGGGTAGAAATGAGTAGAGTTGGGAACACGATTGCGGACCTAGTCGGAAAAACGCCGCTCGTCAAGTTGAACCGTATGACAAACCCAGACATTGCGGACATTTATTTAAAACTGGAATACTTCAATCCGGGATCGAGTGTAAAAGACAGGATTGCGCTTGCAATGATTGAAGCTGCAGAGAAGTCCGGAGATTTGAAGGAAGGCAGCACGATCATTGAGCCGACGAGCGGGAATACAGGAATTGGTCTCGCGATGATTGCAGCCGCAAAAGGATATAAGTCAGTTCTCGTCATGCCGGATACGATGAGCATGGAGCGCCGGAATCTATTGCGTGCTTACGGTGCCGACCTTGTCCTTACACCTGGAGCGGAAGGGATGAAAGGGGCTATCGGAAAAGCGGAAGAGCTAGCAGAGAAAAACGGCTGGTTCATGCCGCAGCAATTCAATAACGAAGCGAATCCCGAAGTGCATCGTCTGACGACAGGTCCGGAAATTGCCGATGCGCTTGATCAAGTCGATGCGTTCATCTCGGGCATCGGTACAGGAGGTACGATAACCGGGGTGGGCAGCGTATTGAAAGAGCGCTTCCCGGACGTGCGTATCATTGCCGTGGAGCCGACAGATTCGCCAGTCCTTTCGGGTGGAAAGCCAGGGCCGCATAAAATCCAAGGAATCGGGGCGGGCTTCGTACCGAAAGTGCTCGACACGGACATATATGATGAAATTATTCAAGTGACGAATGATGAAGCGTATGATACAGCTAGAAGAGCGGCGCGGGAAGAGGGAATTCTGGGCGGCGTCTCCTCCGGGGCGGCCATTTTCGCTGCGCTTCAAGTTGCGGAAAAGCTTGGGAAAGGCAAGAAAGTCGTTGCCATCCTCCCATCGAACGGTGAACGATACTTGAGTACCCCGCTTTATCAATTTGAAGAAGAATAAAAGTTGTTAGTTGAAGGAGAGAGCTCATGCGGCTCTCTTTTTTTCTTTCCTAATAGTAGCCTAAACCCCAGTTTACACGTTAAGATAACTATATTAAATGGAGCTGGGGGAAAATGAAATGGATAAATTGCATCCTAATTATAAGAAGACTGACATGACGAAGGAGCAATTTTTTTACGCATATAAAGAACTTGCGAAAACGGTGGGACAGCACGTTTTGCTGGAAAGCGGACGAACAGGCAAACTATGCATCGCGGGTGTCGACCCGTTAGTTACGTTAATAAGCAAGCAGCATCAATCATTGGAGCTTCAATGGCGTGACGGGAAGAAGGAAACAAGGGAAGGCGAACCTCTTGAACTAGTATCGGCCTTCGTCGAATCGATGAAAATGGACAATGTACCGGAGCTGCCGGACTTCCAAGGGGGCGCTATCGGGTTCATCAGCTACGATTACGCCCGGACATATGAGCCAATTCCTGAAATGACTGCGGATGACCTTGAGACGCCGGACGTCTTTTTCTATTTATTTGACCGTTGGGCAGTCCTCGATCTCGAAACGGAAACAGCTTATTTCATGACGTTGCCTGGTCGGGGGCTGGATGCGTCGGAAGTGGAAAGGGAATGGACGGAGGCGGCAGAAGCCGGTATCGCAAGTCGCTTCCTATCACCAGCTAACTATACAATCGATTATACAAGACCTGAAAATGTGGAAGTGTCGGTAACCGGACCGCAATTCGAACAGATGGTGCGTGATGTCCAGCGCTATATTGCGGATGGAGACGTCAATCAAGTCAACTTGACTGTCCGACAATCGAAGTTTCTATCCGCTGACCCGCTTTCGATGTACGAAGCATTGCGTTCCTTCAATCCATCGCCTTATATGGCGTCAATCGGAGCCAAGGAATTCGCTGTCGTGTCGGGTTCTCCGGAATTGTTGCTGAAGAAACGCGGAATGGAGTTGAGTACCCGTCCAATCGGGGGAACGCGGCCGAGAGGGGCGACAGAATTCGAGGATGAAGCATATGAGAAGGACCTGCTCTCCGATGAAAAGGAGAAAGGTGAGCATATTATGCTTGTCGAACAGGAGCTGGAGGACTTTGGACGAGTCTGCGTGCCGGAAACGGTGGAAACGGATGAATTCATGGTCGTTGAGCGGTATTCGCACGTCATGCATCTCGTTTCGAATGTGAGAGGGACGGCAGCTCCGGAATTATCGAATGCGGATATTATTAGAGGAGTCTTTCCTGGAGGTTCAATTACCGGCTCGCCGAAGCTGCGCACGATGGAAATTATCGAGGAGTTGGAGCCGACGCGGAGAGGTTTGTATACGGGCTCAATCGGCTGGATTGGCTTTAACGGCGACATCGATTTGAATATCGTCATTCGTACGGCGTATATAAAAGATGGAATCGTCCATATACAAGCGGGTGCTGGCCTTGTCGCGGACTCTAGTCCGGAAGCAGAATATGTGGAGTCGCTCAATAAGGCGAGGGCGCTCTGGCAGGCGAAGGAAATGGCCGAAGCGGCAAAATGAAAGGAGGAATGCCTCCATGCTATGTTGGATGAACGGTGAATTTAGACAAGCGGAACAGTTGCGGATATCCCCGTTCGATCACGGGTTTTTATATGGTGCAGGTTTTTTTGAGACATTTAGGACATATGAGGGACGCGTGTTTTTATTCAAAGAGCATATGGAACGGCTTCGTGCTGCATTGCATGAATACCGGATTGCGATGCCTTATTCGGATGGGGAGATTGCAGAAGCGATTCAAGAGTTGCACGTCCGTTCGGGTGGACGTGACGGGTATTTCCGGTTGAATGTATCTGCAGGCGTGCATGATATCGGTTTAGCCCCTTCCGAGTACGAGACGCCGAACGTCATTCTGTTCCGTAAAGATCTTGTAGTAGCCCCTCGGGGAACAGAAAAGAAAGCTGTGTGGCTCGAGACGGAAAGGAATCGCCCGGAAAGCCGGGTCCGCCACAAGTCGCATAACTTCCTGAACAATGTGCGCGGACGTTTGGAGCTGCCTTCCTTGAAGGAGCTGGAAGGAATCTTTCTCACGGCGTTCGGCCATGTAGCTGAAGGAGTGACGTCCAATGTGTTTTGGGTGAAAGACGGCGCGCTGTACACACCCTCAATAGAAACGGGAATTCTGCCCGGCCTTACACGCGCCTTCATATTGGAGCTTGGGGCAAAAGTAGGGATGGATGTACATATCGGGCTTTATGAGAAAAGTGATGTTGAGCAAGCGGACGAAGTGTTCGTGTCGAACTCGATTCAGGAGCTCGTCCCGCTCTCTTCGGTAGACGAGCAGCTGATGTCAGGCGCTTCAGGGGTTTATTATCAAAAATTGCATCGATTATACGTGCAAGCGATTGATGGGATGAAAGAAGGGTAAATCATGGAATTATCGAAAGCGAAAGAGATATATCGATTAGGGAATACCGATTTTGATTTTAAAAAGGAGACGGCCGTAATGGGCATTTTAAATGTCACGCCGGACTCCTTCTCGGACGGAGGCAAATACGGACAAATCGATGCAGCATTGAAGCGCGCAGAAGAAATGCTTCGGGACGGTGCGAAAATCATTGATATCGGGGGTGAGTCGACTCGTCCAGGTCACGCACCGGTATCGCTCGAATTGGAACTAGAGCGGACGGTTCCGGTAATCGAGGCGCTAGTTCGGGAATTGGACTGTGTCATTTCGATCGATACGTATAAGGCGGACGTGGCGGATGCGGCATTGAAAGCGGGTGCGAAAATCATTAATGACGTATGGGGAGCGAAACGCGAACCGAGGATCGCCGAAGTGGCGGCTGCCCACGGAGCACCGATCATCCTTATGCATAATCGGGAAAAGGCGGAATACGCAGGGCCTTTCATGGATGAACTAATTGCCGACTTGGAGGAAAGCGTGCAAATCGCGCGCATGGCGGGTGTGCCGGAAAGCAATATTTGGCTCGATCCAGGCATCGGCTTTGCGAAAAATACGAGGCAGAACGTGTTGGCGATGCAAGGGCTTCGCCGGATATCGGATCTGGGGTACCCGCTCTTGCTTGCGACATCCCGGAAAAGAATGATCGGCAACATATTGGATCTGCCTGTCGATGAGCGGATGGAAGGGACAGGTGCGACAGTTTGCTATGGCATCGATCACGGTTGTCATCTAGTGCGGGTGCACGATGTGAAGGGGATTTCCCGCATGGTGAAGATGATGGATGTGCTCGCGGGCAAATCAGAAGTAAGCGTCGACTGATCTGGAAATGGAGGGTGTGAGGATGGATTATATTCATTTGAACGAAATG containing:
- the folP gene encoding dihydropteroate synthase → MELSKAKEIYRLGNTDFDFKKETAVMGILNVTPDSFSDGGKYGQIDAALKRAEEMLRDGAKIIDIGGESTRPGHAPVSLELELERTVPVIEALVRELDCVISIDTYKADVADAALKAGAKIINDVWGAKREPRIAEVAAAHGAPIILMHNREKAEYAGPFMDELIADLEESVQIARMAGVPESNIWLDPGIGFAKNTRQNVLAMQGLRRISDLGYPLLLATSRKRMIGNILDLPVDERMEGTGATVCYGIDHGCHLVRVHDVKGISRMVKMMDVLAGKSEVSVD